The segment AGGAGTCCTTCATCGAGGAAAGGAGGCAGGGCCTGGAACAGTTTATTAACAAGTGAGCGAATGACCTGAGGGCTCCAACTGCTACTTTCCCACTCCCTTCTTCCATAATGGGTGCTATGTTGTAATATGGGGGctaagtaccaggcctggaatcaaggaagactcgtcttcccaagttcaaatctggcctcagatacttcctaactctgtgaccctgggcaagtcacttcaccctcttggcctcagtctgtcaaatgagctggagaaggaaaccactccataagctttgccaagaaaaccccaaatagggaccGAGGGAGTCGGACACAACCCAACTAAAAATATGGTAGCGTTAGTTCTGGTAGAGGTTGAGCTGGCAGTGTGGGCTGTATCCTCCATTGGGAACTTTGCTCCCATACTTCCAGAACCTGTTACCTCTCAGTCCCCAGCAGGTATGCATGTTAGCTATGTCTGTGAAACCACTCACTCCACTTTACCCTAAGAGAACTGACACTAGGCTGTAGCTCGTCCTGGTAAAATAGAGGCCTCAGAGCTGTTGGGGGTTTGTAGGAAGCAGCCCAGGTCAGGCCTCGGACCTATGTTCTCTGCCTTTGGTGCTGTTTCTGGTTCTCTCTGGCCTGAAATACTGATGTTGGCCATCTTGGTTCCCTTACAGAATTGCCGGGCACCCATTGGCTCAGAATGAGCGCTGCCTACACATGTTCCTACAGGAGGAGACAATCGACAGGAACTACGTCCCTGGGAAGGTGCGCCAATAGGAAAGCCCTCTGGCCACCTGCCTTCCGCCTTCCTGGCGAAATGACACTGATTTTTACACTAAGCCTCTTTCTCTCTTGATCTGCAGTGGCTGTCGTCCCCTGGCCTGACTGTCTGTCTGCCATCGCTCTCCCTGACACTTGGCCACACTGTGGGCACTCTTCTAAGATCCTCCTCTCTGAAGAGAGGCAGGAAGCTTCGGGCAGAGGGCCTGGGCTTTTAGGGGGAGGGGGTCAGGAACTGGACTAAAAGGCACTTGCTTGGGCTTCTTCTCGGGCAATAAGGCTAGCCTGGGGGTTCCAGTGTCTCTGGCACTCGGCCAAACAGGTCATCGATG is part of the Gracilinanus agilis isolate LMUSP501 chromosome X, AgileGrace, whole genome shotgun sequence genome and harbors:
- the SNX12 gene encoding sorting nexin-12; protein product: GVGRARFTTYEVRMRTNLPIFKLKESCVRRRYSDFEWLKNELERDSKIVVPPLPGKALKRQLPFRGDEGIFEESFIEERRQGLEQFINKIAGHPLAQNERCLHMFLQEETIDRNYVPGKWLSSPGLTVCLPSLSLTLGHTVGTLLRSSSLKRGRKLRAEGLGF